The Andrena cerasifolii isolate SP2316 chromosome 14, iyAndCera1_principal, whole genome shotgun sequence genome contains the following window.
TAGCTCACCATACGTATGTATGCGAAAAGTGCAAAGAATCTACCCAAGACATGCCTGGGTAACCAGTTCCCAACGACTGTAACGGGAATCGTTCCATCTTTGGTTTCGGAGAAACAGTGCTCCGGATCGTGATGAGTTGTCACGAAATTAACCTCGTAACCCTTTCTCTTTAAAGCCAGCGCAGCATCGACTACCAGCCGCTCTGCTCCCCCGATTCCAAGGTCGGGATGCAGAAATGTAATTCGTGTCATTTTCATTAATCAAATCACATCAAATACAATATCCTCTTAAAAGAACAGCATTAGATCGCAATGTCCACAATACTGCCGGCCGCTAGTAACACCTGGTAACACCTGTTAGACCGTCACTGTAAAGGCTATTTTTAACACGCAAAGAAGCTGATATCATCGCGCCTGTCAAAGTCATAGAAACTGCCGAAACATTAGTCGAATGTTTATACAGCGACGATACTGCATAATACAGCTAAAATCTCTTTATGCGGTTACAATTTAGAGGAAAATTTGAAGATAATTGAAAGCGTATGTGCACGGGAACGGATTAGAAAGAAGTGCGTATTGCGGAGCATACTTGGCCGCGACATAACCAGTTGATTAACAAAAGACGTCAATCACCAGATCGTTCCCTGCGACTTCACTGATAAGGTAAACCCTGATTATTGAATTTCAGTGGTAATTAAATAGATTCTGTCGATTATGTCGGCTGTTGCGAGAAGTAACTTGGGCGGGAATGAAAAGAAACGCTTGAGAGAATCGTTTCGTCTGATGGACAGTGACGCAGATGGTTATTTAGATTATCATGAAATGAAAGCTGCGTTGAAAGCTCTGGGCTTTGCAGTCAAAAAATCTTACGTCTTAGCTGTTATGCGAATGTACGATAAGCACGGTTCTAACAAAATTAGTCTCGAAGATTTTAATTATGTTGGTGCGTGAAAGAAGATGCTTGTTAATTATGCATGGGTAGTGTTAACCTAAATAGGGTGTCGTTAAATGTTTCGAAAGTAACGTCGACTCGATCTTTGTACAGTGTCAGAGAAGTTAAGCAAACGCAGTTCTTTAGATGAAACGAAATATGCGTTTAAGGTGTTTACAAGTAATTCTACAAGTAATAGGATAACTTTAGAAGATTTACAAAGACTTAATAGAAACCTTGACTGTAACTTGACAATCGAAGAGATGGAACTTATGATCAAAGAATTTGACTCTGATCAAGATGGTTCTAGTAAGAAGATTTTAATAAGAGTCGATTAAGTTTATTGATATGACTTAAATCTGatgttatgtattttattttattctttgatGAAGTAGGTAACTATATAATGTCTATTTATGATTTTAGTCGATGAGAGTGAATTCATGGAAATTATGACGGATCTTGGAATTTAAATGAGCGTTGCTCTTCGGTTGTGAATGTAAATTGTGAATATCTTCACGATGGATTTCGGGATCAATTGGGAAGAAGAACACAGGCGTACGTTACTGGAAGGTAATGCAGTACTGGCGCGTTCGGTACAGTCGGTTGCGAGGTCTCAAATAGCTGCTGCCGAGAATGAGCAAATAGGGACAGAGGTGATTTCTGAATTGGGGGGGCAAAGGGAGCGGTTATTACAAGCTAAGAGAAGATTATCGCAAACAGATGAAGAATTGAATAAAGCAAGGAGAATACTAAACATTATGCGAAGAGGTGTTTTAATGAATAAGTTCGTATTAATTCTAATTATACTGCTAGAAGTCGCTATACTTGGTATTATCGTGTATCTAAAATTCTTTCACTCATAATATAATGCAGCGTATTAATTGGTTTGAGTATTCcatatattgtatgtatatatatgtacacagactcttaattttattaatgtaaTATGTATATTCTGTATAGAACCCATTTCAACTTGCGttataattcaaatattctaatgtATTTTACTCAAAGTTCATACAATAAAATAGCGTAATTTGAGTCCCACTAGTACATAATACTGAATATGAAGTACCAACTATATAGGTATAAATGAAATCTTAGAAATAGCTGTGTTTCATGACATTGTAATTTGTTAATGGCACCATGACATTGTAATTTGTTAATGGCACGATGACAATACAATGCAGtttaatatatgtatgtgtagATCATTGAGCTCtatactatagtctgattttcgagagttgagacctgaggcgggtccctcggtggttaaggaggaaccaatggtacgctatggATTgtggacccgcctcaggtctcaactctcgaaaatcagactataactggagtgtgaacagcgcacagagcaatggcggccggGCCAAGGAAGAGAAATATTGTGCTTTCTCTGTCTTACTACAAACTGCAaactcccacggatctgacacatgcgattggtcgtagcactttccctgccggtttcctaccaatcaacagtatatccctgcgcggaacgagtccactctaaagtggaatgcagtatagAGTTCAATGGTGATTGACCAGTGGGTAGTGGTCagtagcagagttgggcaaaatgtaatctaattacaaattacgattaaaatgtatttgtgtaattgattacacattattttctgtaatgtgacaaaattgtggtcaactacctaaattaacgattacaggaAATAATACGGGGATAGATATACAAGCTtaaaaatgctttgtaaattaattttcaagttttcattctaTTGAGAATATAGAGACAAGTCTCCTTACTCTTACTTCATGGGTAGACGGTACAGAGTctgaacacctgtctattagtATCCTATACCCCGTCTGTGGTTAGAGACACTATAGTGTTTCTATTTTCAGTCGTGTTGCCGCGCATTCTACATTCCAGAACGGTGACTTTGGGAACTACTTCAACTCAATCACCGAAGTCGGTAAAGTTAGTAGTGAATGAGAAAACAGTTCCAACCGCTAGTAGGATTGCGATCGAATTCCACTCCGAATCGATAACATTGCATGCggcacgaaaatggtaagaggGCCCCAAGAGCCCCCGCTTTGTGTGGCAAAAATTTACATAGGATGCAAGGTCTATTCTATATCTTGTCCGTGATTGAATCAAGTATTTAACAGTTATCGACGGGGCGAAGTGGAAATTAGACCGAGTGAGAACGAGCAGAATCTTTACTCTTTAGTATTTTGTGAACCGATACATGATCGGGACATGGCGTATGTTAATGTAGCCGAATGGAAAACCGATCAAGTGTGCGAGTGGTTGAAAGGTGCGAAAAGCCTAATGCCTTTTGGAATCAGTCCACCCTTTGCTAGGTAGATTTCGCGAAACCCAGTGACTTCACATACCCGTCGAAATGGTGCATCGCCGAGATATCCGTGTGAATATACCACTTGTAATGTACACCCGCAGCCTCTCTCCTGTTCCCTCTTCCCAATTTAATCAGTCACTTCGTTATATGTGTTAAACAGTGTTGATTGGTTTAATCGTCTGCAGCGAATGCGCAATTCATGAATGATGCATTATCTCGAAGAGGGAAAGTGTTAGCGCCTAGTCAGCCAGTTTCTATTTACAAATATTCTTCTACCACAAACAATAGCTCCGTTCCTTACAGCAATTATTAATGTCTTTGTTTACCTACACTGCCATGTCCATCCGTCAGTGGACACTCGGTAGCCTCGGACGAATAGCAAATTAACGCGACAGAAAAAAACGTAATATAAATTTCAGATTAATTTAGACGCAATTTGTTTCGCAGGCTTGGACAATTCTGTGCTACCCTATGTGCATAGCTTCACGAATCACGGTGTCAGTGGACAGCAACTATTAAGTCTTAGACCCGAGGACCTAGAGCATCTCGGAGTGTTGAAGCTCGGCCATCAGGAAATTATTCTCGAAGCTGTAGAGTATTTAAGAAACTTCCATTATGAACTCGATCGCGAGAATCTGCAACTTTTGGCACTGCGATTGTCTTGCCAAGCGCACAGCCTGCAAAACGAGCTCTCCCGTCAGACGGACTCTAAACCTGTCACTACTCAAACATTATCCGACGTAGCGTCGGTTATAACGGCCGTAAAGCCATTGGTGAGGTGGCTGGATCGGCCTCCCTTCAGCGGGCAACTAGAATACAATGACAAGAAAGCCGAGCTGATGAAGCTAGCCTTGGAAATGGCCACGTGCGCGCAAAGAGATAGATTCGCTGAAAAGCCGATAGAAGAAATTAGGACGATCTGCGGGCAGCTGGCGAAATTGGCGGATTATATAATACAAGATATTACTGATCCTATGATATTGCAACCTGCTAGTTTAGACCTGGCTACTTTAAAGAAGAAGCCTGGAGATGACTTAgtgagtattcaaatattttcaattactaataaacaaaataccCTTCTATTTTAGGCCTTCTATTTTGCATTCTTCTCTTTTAAAGAAGTCCATAATGTACATAGAATATATAACATATTTGACACGAGTCGTACAGTATTACACTTTATGACCAGCATGAAAAAAGTTATCTGCTACATCCTCTACAGATAATGCCGCACCCATTGATTCAACGCAACCCTAACATCCTGCTTAGATAATTCTTCTGTAGGATATAACTGAGTTGTTAACGTTGTAGAAAAAGAATAATCGTGTATTATGAAGAATTTCTGTTTCGTAGGGATTTTACATTTTGCCATCTTTTCACGGAGCTCATCAAATCGCCGAAATTAAATTCGGCTCGGCTGCGCATCAGTGCGGCAAAATGGAGGAAGGGGATGAGATAGTTCAGGTATTTTCCCCCTGATACTCCTCCACTTTATGCTGGACGTGCCaataattcgaataaatatCTTAGGTGAATTATCAGACCGTGGTTGGCTGGGAACGGAAAAATCTTCTGGAATTATTTCGCGAGAGTCCGGCCGAAGTATTATTAACTTTAAAGCGCAGGCCGAGGCACACAAAAGTATACGGTCAAATTTATATAAAGCCATATCGACTTCCAAGCAATAAGAAGACATCGTACACGACACGATGGCAGCACAATCTTCCGTCGCCGAGGCCAGAATTATTGACCATACCAGATTTTACAATGCCATTACCAAGGTATCGTCCATACCCTCCCTTTTGGCGCTCGCGTGGAGGTATGAagtttaatttctttgtaaAATCTGTTTAGGCATATGCCAAAGAATCCCAGTCCGGAGCCCGCGAGTATTTTAGACACGGTGAATATATTAGACACGATGATCATAGACAGTAGCGACTCGGACAGCGAAGCGGAACCGCCGTTGTCCATTCGATTGTATTCAACAAAACCAAGGAATTCGGTTCAGCGGCGAGCGACTATAACTGGTGCTAGTCCTACTACCAAGCATGGAATTGATATCGAACAGTTTTGGAAGGAATTGAAGCAGGAGCATAGTACAACTTCTCAATTACGAGACAAAGCAGCGTCCTGCGCTCACGGTTTAGATAACGTACCTTCGAATATACGGCCGCAATCGTGCTTGAGCATAGAGCagagcaaacgaaagaaaaGGCCCGACGGCCAAGCCGACGATAAAAAAGTGCAGTTCCAAGAGAAATTTCTTAAGCCCGATGTTCCTCAAATAGATAGCGTTACGCATGAAACGAAAGATGAATGTAAGACCGTTGAAAATTGCGAGGAAgcgttaactattagtaatacGAGCAATCCTAGCCAAGTTTCGCAAGCATCCACTAATGTTACCAATAACAATAATTCGAGTGATACAAGCGTGCCTTTAGATGAGTGCAACAATTTCATTAGAGATAGGCATAgtcataataaaaatatacaatgcAGTAAAGAGTCTAGTATATGTAGCGTTAAAGAGCGAGGTAAGTTGGACAAGAGTTACAGCACACCAGCGTACGACTTAATGGATACGGAGAGTATAGAGGAGAGGAAGCAGAAGTTGTTTCACACGCTGGAATCGTCTACAAGTAGCTTCGGTAATGTATCTACTACTAAGACTGATATTCGATTGACTTCTACGAATACCGAAGACCAACCGAAATCGATAAATATCGATGATCAAAGGCAAAGTACTCGCGCATGCTTTGCCAGCAGTGCTGTTCAAAATGTTAGCAATACGGACAGACATATTGTACAGAATAACGAAGGAGAGCAATTTGTCGAAGCATCCCAACACTCAAACTCGCTTAAAACTTTTGTACGTAACGTAAGTGATGTAAGTCCTAGAAACAGTATAGCAAACCAAAGCAATAAAGAGTGTATTATCTCAGATGTAAATAAGGGTGACAAGAATAACGTAATGGATAACTTAAGCGGCGAATTCGAGAATGTATCGGTAGCATCTAGTAATCAAAATTTTGCGAGTAATCCTAGCTCGTGTCACGAAAGGAATGAAGATAAGTCGGAACCGATGAATAGCTGTGCACAAAATAACAGCGGAAGCAATCAAAGTTTAACTAAATTCGGAAAGATTCTTCAAACATTTAATTGCACTCAGACGGaacaaaagaaattaattgaaaGGAAACCTTCCAGCGCGTCcataaaagaaaaattgcaatttgAAGAAAAGTCACGAACAAACTGTGATTTGAATTCTGCTGAGATCGATGCGTCGAATATTAATCAACATGCGCCACAAATTcagatttttcacaaaatgcaGAACGATAATACAAAAACTGAAGATGTGACTTGTCAAGGGAATATGGCACAGccttgtaaatatgtagagCTAACGAAGGTCGAATCTAGTAAGAAGCCGGATCCCAAGTCACATTCGATACCTCCGGATCCTCCTccacgaaaatatttttcaaaatcaacAGTGAATTCATCTTCAGATAATACTTTAAGGGTTTCCGAAGATCAAGAGAAGCATCGCGCATCTCAAAGACCCAATGTCAGGAGGGATCTAAAAAGACCAGAATTCTCTCTAGATAATCATATTAAAAGTAACTTGGATCTTCAAGAGAGGCAAGATTATTTTGATACGTGTAATAGCTTCGCAGAGAGATCAATAGAATTTATCGACGAAACGAACGCTTTAGGTAACGAACGCAGACCTAGTTTAAACATGGACTCTTCGTATATAGAATACAATGATAAGCAAATAAAAGAAAGCAAATCTATCTGTGATAAGTACGAACCGTTCAATGAGAAATATGCTTACGCCAGTTCGACGATGGATAGTTATAATCACGAGTCTTACGCTCAAAATACGGACTCTCCCGATGGTTCGTGCTCTTCGAAGCAATCGCAAACTCTAGAACATAAATCGAAAATTTCTGAGAAGGAGAGGAACTTCGAAAAGGGCGTAGTCAATAAGGCCATGATGGTAGCCAGAAGTATCGGGCTGCATGGGAGTCTAAGCAAATCTTCGAGTAGTAGTCCCAGGAGTAGCAGGAAACGAAGCATATTATTCGCGAGTAAGAAACTTACGTTCAAAAAGATCATTTACTAACTGATGCTTGCGTTTCTAAACactaatttctgttttattatttgtactagggaaaagaaatatttctgtgAAAGATATGGGTACAGTCGATTTAGAAGGCTGGTTAACGTACCGCACAAGAGGTGCGGGTGGTGCTTGGGCTAAAGCTTGGTTCGTGTTGAAGTGCTCCTCTTTATACAGGTTTGTTAAATAAGCTTTCATATTTGCGGGTTTACAAGCAGTTATTTGATTGTGCTTATAAATACAGGTTCAAAGCTCAAAACAGCATGAAAGCGGATTGTCTCATAGCTTTGCCAGGATTCACTGTGTCGCGAGCTGCTGAAGTGAAATCTCGAAAAtacgcgttcaaagtttaccACACAGGAACAGTATTTTATTTCGCTGCGGACACAGAAGACTCCCTTACGTTATGGTTAGAGGCAATCAACAAAGCAACTCTGGGCGCAGACGGTCACAGTCGAAACAGCGCTCTCTTCAGCGAAACCGACGAAAGCGATGGCGAGCAAAAGAGTAAAGTGAAGAATGCTCTTACGCCAGAATATAAATCGAACCTCGACAAATCATTCGGATCGTTGAAGAAAGTTGTTCGCAAGGACTCTACTGGGTATAAAGATCACGAGATTAATGGTGCTAGTTTAGATAGGAAATACTTAAAGTTTCTTGGTACAAGGAATCACAACGTACCGGTTCCAACCGCACAATTTAGGAGTTACAGGAGAGTGCTCCCCACATCTACGCCGAACAAGTAAATGTATACGCTGATGTATATCCCGTTCAAAGTGAACGTGTAATGTTAATTCTGCTTTTCAGGAAACAAGACTCTGTTCCTAATTCGCCGGATCTGCAAATGACAATCGCAGGAAGCACATTTTATGGGTTGTGCGCTTCACAGAGCACTACAGATATGTCGTGTAGTACTCAGGATATGGGTGATTACAGACGCACAACAGACAGGTAACAATTTACATTGCATGCTGTAATACCAATATTAATTTTGTTGTTCTTAATCgtagtatttatttttttaacacttcACTAAACTCGAGTTACTATATACTATCCCTTTTATTGAAAACGTAGATTTTTAACTTGAAAGAACAGTGAAAAACATTGTTATACCTTtgaatttacaataaaataattaaccCAAAGCGctgattaaatttattttatatgtttATAGTTTGTGCATGTCTTCCCTTATTTTAATCACTCCCATGTACTCTATCCTCAATTGGCTTGGAAAGAATGTTtactattaattttataatgCTATAAAGgacgtaatgaaataaatggtgGAGCAATGTTTAATGCTTAGATGTTCTAATAGCAGAAACAGAAGACCCGATGACCTGCAAGGTTTTATCACGCTAGAGGAATTCATGTTATCCCAACGGGAAGATCGGAGACAAATAACTAGGAATAGATCCGTATCGCCGCGAATGACACCTTTAACCAGCGACCACGTTCACGTTCAACATAGAAATTTTCATGACAATGGAACAGCTAACACTGAAGCAGCCGCCAATAACGATGTTGCATATGCTCGAAGTAAAACTAACGATGAAGTAGCGAATAACACTACACCCTCCTACGGGTACATGCGTAATATAGACAACTCGCACGCAGCGAGGCAATTAAGTGGTGATTTTGAttcagaaagaaacgagaataaGGGGGAATCGTCGAAATTTTCAGTTCACAAAAAGTCGAGTGAATTTAATTGCGCTCATAAGAAAAAGACGCAGGATGGATTAAGTTCGCGCCATGTAAAGTCGTACGACTCGACTCATTCAAGAAATGTTACGAATGATCAGAAACGCTCCACTTCTCTATACCATAACACATCGGATATTGATGAAAGGTTCGATAGACATGCAAGCACGGTTGGCGAATATAATACTAACGCTTGTGCGTATCAAGCACAGCCATCGAACAGTAATGAAACCTCTAGAGTATACGATTACTACTCATCGAAGAAGACCAATAGTTTTACCGACGATATCAAATCATTGCCAAAGCGACTTGCCCGAAACGATGGTAAGTTCTATGCGGAAATGGTATTTTTCATAGAGAAGCTGCAACAAATTTATATTTCAGGTTGCTCTGGGTCCAGCAGTGATCTTACATATCATGCTTCTTACGAAACGTTGCAACGCGCGAAGAAAGATGCGTCTGTAAGTCGTAAAGGGAGCTTCAACCTAACTAACCGACGTGATTACGGTCCATCGGACAAGCATTGGTTGGATTCTCTACGGCGAACTGATAAAAAGGATGTAGATTACGATAAGACTCGTTTAAAGAACGCAGCGCAGTACCAACCGCCACCTATACCATCTTCTCCATTCGAGCAGGAAGGAATGACGGCTGCATTCGAGATGCATTTGGACAAAGGCGAACAAGTCCAGAAGCCAAGTCGCTTGAGAAATCTATTCGGCAATAAATGCCAGCAGAAGCCCTGCACGTTGGATTTGCCTAAAGAGACTCAGAAAACTTTGCTGGGTGAATACGACTGCCTTCGTTTTATATTCCAATGATGTGCATCTTATACTAACTTTAGCATACGCTTCCAGGATCGCCAAGATTGCACAGAGCCCTTTTTCGAGAGAAATGTTACAACCAGTCCCGATTGCCCAGCCGATCGAACAGCCAAAGTCCCGGCGACAGTGGAATCAGTCAATCTGTTAGCTCCTTCAGTGGAAATAGCCCTCAAACCCTCAGTCAGAGTTTCAGTTCAGTGAGTTCTGTAAGTGATTGGAGTCCAGATACGCCATCGCCATCTGCTTCGAACTTAATATCAAAAGTACGTGCTCGAACAGCGTATGAGTTTCAAATGGAATCCTTACTGTAATTCGACGAACTTGCTTTCAGGGCGGCGCGAGTCATCTGTTATGCCAGAAAGGATTCACCAGCACAGGTAGAAACTCATTAAACCCGCCGACATTGCCTTACATACCACCACCCACCTCACCGCCACCCGATTACCCTGGTCTCGAGTACCCGCCGGTGTTCGAGCCCGGAACCTATTCCCTTTTGGACGCttcgttgctgcgtaatcgtaaCAAAAGCAACCGGGACCCCCATTAACCAGCGATACCATAACGTAGGATCATTGGATCTACGATGACAACAGCCAAAGATAATTCCTTTCATTATTCATTAACGTAATCAGCTGTCTTGTGTAAGAAATTTTTAAGAGTTTACTAGTATTTTTCCACGAAGTATTGGAATATAACCGTCCATTTTATGACCATTCGAAAGCTATCAAAATCGTTTTGTATGAACTGAAATTTATAAACTATCCGCTCAGAACGGCACGAGTCGAGTGTAATATACGTCAGCTGAGTGGACGACTGAAATCGATATCGCGTACCATTGCCTTTGTAGGTGTACGGGAAATACTACTTGTATCTAATTTGAGGGGATTCCTTTTATTATCgttatttgtaattatttctaGCATAAATAAGCGACTCGAGACGTTTTACTGTACTTTTCGAAGTGTTTTCGAGAGAGTATTATGTAAACTAAACATTTTATTGTATATGGATTATGTAAttctatattaattaataaggAAGCATCTTTACACGCAGAAAGTTACGAGGCCACTCTTCTTTTACATAAAGGACTATTACGAAACTTATAATTGTACATTTTCTGACGAACAAAGGGGGTTGATTAGATGAACCACGAAGCATCAAATATTTCTACGATATCTAGATCGATTCGTGTATGCAGCAGTATCTTTAAACGGTCATCTCTATTTTAAATGCTGGCGTAGAATGGTCTGTTttattgtatatgtatataaagatTTAAGCTAATGAATAATATCGAACAAAAATAACGGAAGTGCTCTTGGAAGTTAGTAAAATacgaatatattataatttgcaTTTCTATGAAATCCATTGAAAGGGTACTGCGTTAGACTTTTTGatagtattttataaataattttatatacattaatatatatatatatacacatttgTACACGATGTGATGTTCTGTGAAGTGCCTACATATcttctttatataatttttgtatataataaAGTCCATATTTTAgctattaatatatataatttgaaaGCGTATGAtttctattataatttatgctcaagagattttcaaaaagtattaCAAAGTATTAAAAAGTATTCGCGTTACGAACTATTTAtgtattttctgtatttttataatagtttgtaactatgacacaTATTTTCTAAATATACTGGAAAACATTAATTATATCTGATATAACAAAGAAATGCCTGTTTTATTATAATAAGCATTTTCCGCGTAATAGTCAGATGATATAAACGAATTCCGAAGTAACGTTAAATAAAGTTATATAATTTGCTGCTAATAATAGAAAAACGTTCTTGTTTTAGGTGAATGCTTTCGTATTCCCCGCTCGACAATTTCGTCGCTTCGATCGCGATTCGATTGAAGATATCGATCAATATCGATTCTCATACGAAGAAGAGGTATCGACTATCGAGGGATTTTTCGAGTTTGTATGGTGCGACTGGTAAATTTCTCACGTAGAATCGGTTTTTAAACCGTGTTGACCGTTTGGCTGCCAAACTTTGGTGTGATCCAGTGCATTCAAGTCGATCGTTACAAAAGATACGAATTACTTTGGTGATCGAAGAAAGTTTATAACAATACACGGTTAGTACAACAGACTTCGAAAACAAATTTAACGATTCAGATTCCCACAGTTACGAATTAATACCATTTACACTTTCAATCGCTAATAACCATATACAGCGACGAAGCGATGTATTGTAAACAATTACACAATACATTCAAGTACATCAGTAATTCTCCAAACTTTCTAGAATTTCGCAGCATACACGTGCGCGCGAACACGTTATAAATAAGGACATAAACAAGAATCATGTCAAAGGCCATGTCAGAGCCAATCGATTTTATTGACTTGACGGTAGAGTCGGCGGAGAAATATTTAAACAGAAATAGAAACAGGAACGGCAATGCTGAAAACATATCTAATAATATTGCGAGAACGAAGCCAAAAAAGCGTACCTCTTCCAAACAA
Protein-coding sequences here:
- the Cnk gene encoding connector enhancer of ksr isoform X2 codes for the protein MAYVNVAEWKTDQVCEWLKGLDNSVLPYVHSFTNHGVSGQQLLSLRPEDLEHLGVLKLGHQEIILEAVEYLRNFHYELDRENLQLLALRLSCQAHSLQNELSRQTDSKPVTTQTLSDVASVITAVKPLVRWLDRPPFSGQLEYNDKKAELMKLALEMATCAQRDRFAEKPIEEIRTICGQLAKLADYIIQDITDPMILQPASLDLATLKKKPGDDLGFYILPSFHGAHQIAEIKFGSAAHQCGKMEEGDEIVQVNYQTVVGWERKNLLELFRESPAEVLLTLKRRPRHTKVYGQIYIKPYRLPSNKKTSYTTRWQHNLPSPRPELLTIPDFTMPLPRHMPKNPSPEPASILDTVNILDTMIIDSSDSDSEAEPPLSIRLYSTKPRNSVQRRATITGASPTTKHGIDIEQFWKELKQEHSTTSQLRDKAASCAHGLDNVPSNIRPQSCLSIEQSKRKKRPDGQADDKKVQFQEKFLKPDVPQIDSVTHETKDECKTVENCEEALTISNTSNPSQVSQASTNVTNNNNSSDTSVPLDECNNFIRDRHSHNKNIQCSKESSICSVKERGKLDKSYSTPAYDLMDTESIEERKQKLFHTLESSTSSFGNVSTTKTDIRLTSTNTEDQPKSINIDDQRQSTRACFASSAVQNVSNTDRHIVQNNEGEQFVEASQHSNSLKTFVRNVSDVSPRNSIANQSNKECIISDVNKGDKNNVMDNLSGEFENVSVASSNQNFASNPSSCHERNEDKSEPMNSCAQNNSGSNQSLTKFGKILQTFNCTQTEQKKLIERKPSSASIKEKLQFEEKSRTNCDLNSAEIDASNINQHAPQIQIFHKMQNDNTKTEDVTCQGNMAQPCKYVELTKVESSKKPDPKSHSIPPDPPPRKYFSKSTVNSSSDNTLRVSEDQEKHRASQRPNVRRDLKRPEFSLDNHIKSNLDLQERQDYFDTCNSFAERSIEFIDETNALGNERRPSLNMDSSYIEYNDKQIKESKSICDKYEPFNEKYAYASSTMDSYNHESYAQNTDSPDGSCSSKQSQTLEHKSKISEKERNFEKGVVNKAMMVARSIGLHGSLSKSSSSSPRSSRKRSILFARKRNISVKDMGTVDLEGWLTYRTRGAGGAWAKAWFVLKCSSLYRFKAQNSMKADCLIALPGFTVSRAAEVKSRKYAFKVYHTGTVFYFAADTEDSLTLWLEAINKATLGADGHSRNSALFSETDESDGEQKSKVKNALTPEYKSNLDKSFGSLKKVVRKDSTGYKDHEINGASLDRKYLKFLGTRNHNVPVPTAQFRSYRRVLPTSTPNKKQDSVPNSPDLQMTIAGSTFYGLCASQSTTDMSCSTQDMGDYRRTTDRNRRPDDLQGFITLEEFMLSQREDRRQITRNRSVSPRMTPLTSDHVHVQHRNFHDNGTANTEAAANNDVAYARSKTNDEVANNTTPSYGYMRNIDNSHAARQLSGDFDSERNENKGESSKFSVHKKSSEFNCAHKKKTQDGLSSRHVKSYDSTHSRNVTNDQKRSTSLYHNTSDIDERFDRHASTVGEYNTNACAYQAQPSNSNETSRVYDYYSSKKTNSFTDDIKSLPKRLARNDGCSGSSSDLTYHASYETLQRAKKDASVSRKGSFNLTNRRDYGPSDKHWLDSLRRTDKKDVDYDKTRLKNAAQYQPPPIPSSPFEQEGMTAAFEMHLDKGEQVQKPSRLRNLFGNKCQQKPCTLDLPKETQKTLLGSPRLHRALFREKCYNQSRLPSRSNSQSPGDSGISQSVSSFSGNSPQTLSQSFSSVSSVSDWSPDTPSPSASNLISKGGASHLLCQKGFTSTGRNSLNPPTLPYIPPPTSPPPDYPGLEYPPVFEPGTYSLLDASLLRNRNKSNRDPH